CGCTTGCCCGCGCCATCGGCGCAGGGTCCACTGCGCCGGTTGGGCCGCCAGCAGCCCGAACGCGCCCGTGCGGACAGGGTGGCGGGGCAGCGCCGCCAAGGGGCGCATGAGGTCTTCGCTCAGGGCGTCGTAGTGCGCGGTCAGGGGCGCGAACAGCCGACGCCAAGCCGGGCCGTCGGCGCCGAGGCCGCGTACGGTCGCGTCCAGGTCGCGCTGGAGTACGGCCGCCCGACCGCCATCGAGGGGGTGGGCGAGGTCGGTCTCGGCGTACTCCCAGCGCAGTCCGTGGCGGTCCAGGCCGAGGGTGCGCAGGTAGGGCGATGCGACGGCCATGGGATGCACCGCGGCGCAGTGGTCGTGGAGCAGGCCGGGCACGGTGACCTCGCCACTGCGGGTGCCGCCGCCGATGGTGGCCGCGGCCTCCAGGACGGTCACGGAGAGGCCCGCCTGGGCGAGCGTGACGGCGCCGGCGAGGCCGTTGGGCCCCGCTCCCACGACGAAGGCGTCGACGGTCACTTCAGCGTGCCCTTGGTGTGCTGGAACCAGCGCAGGTAGCCGGTGTCGGGGGAGCCGAGGCCGGTGGCGTCGTCGTAGCCGCGGCGGGCCTGGAGTCCGAAGTCGTGGCCGAGGGTGTAGAGGAGATAGCGCTGTGCGCCCGTGGACGTGTCGACGGCGGGGCCCTCGTCGCGTACCACGGTGAGAGGTTGCGCGCCGGCGTTCGCGGGCCGGTCGGTGACGTCGTGGAAGACGTGGGCGCGGGACCGGGCAAGGGCGTACAGGAGCGGGTTGGCGAAGCCGAGCCGGTGTCCGGAGGCTTGTTGCGCGTCGGCCTGCACGGCGGCGAAGGCGGGCGCGGCCGCGGACGTGCCGCCGAATCCGACGAGGTGGTAGGCCCCGGCGTCCGTGAGTCCGACGAGGACGGGCAGTGCCCCGTCGCCTTCGAGCGCCACGTCGGGCGTCGTGCGGTGTGCGGTGCCGCCGGGAACGCTGCCGCGCTGGTACCAGGGCTGCGGGAAGTCGCTCGCACCCCCTCCGCCGCCGAAGGCGAAGACACCGGGGACGGGCCCCCATGCCTTGCCTTTGTCGGTGAGAACGGACAGCCCGTCACCCATGCTGGTCTCCCAGGCGTAGTCGCCGTGCCGGTCGAGGGCGAGGGTGGTGCCGCCGACCGAGGTGACCCACGGGGAGCCGCTGGGGAAGTCGGCCTGGGCCCGGGTGGTCTTCGGATCGCAGTTGACGCCGGTCTGGGCGGCCTCGGGCGAGGAGTCGCCGCAGTCCCCCGCGGCGAAGTAGACGCCGATGCCCTCGGCGGCGGCCTGCTCGAACAGCAGGTTCCAGGCGGCTATGAGGGTGGGGGTGAGGTGCCCGGGACTGGAGTGGATGATCTCGGCCCAGGAGTTGGAGATGACGTCCGCCCGGCGGCCGTCGATGATGTACGACTCGGCGTCCATCAGGTCGTTGTCGAGGCAGGAGTTCGCACCGACGTAGAGGACGTTCGCGTCCGGGGCGAGGCCGTGGGCGAGGTCGATGTCGAGAGCCTGTTCGCCGGCCCAGGTACGCGGGGACGCGCACGCGTCGTCGATGTGCCAGTCGCCGGGAGTGACGTGCCGGCGGTACTGGCCCGGCCGGAAGGCGTGATCGCCGGTGGCCCGGGCGTAGCGGTCGGCGTCGGTGAGCATGTCGGGTGATCCGTAGGCGTCCACGACGGCGATGGTGGAGCCGCGCCCGGTGGCACCCTTGGCGCCCGTGCCGTAGGCGTGGCGGAGCTGGGCGGGGGTGTAGGGGCACGGCGCGTACGTGGCGGTCCTGCCGTACGCCTGGGGTAGGCCTGTGGCGGGCTTCTCCCCGAAGTGACCGGAGCAGACGGCGTCGTCGGCGGGTACGTCGAGAGCCGGCGCGGGGGTCGACAGGGGGTGGGCCGCCGCGGGGGTGGACAGGCCGGACACGCCGAGCACGGTGGCGCCGAGGGAGGCGGGCACACTCAGGTCGCCGGCGGGGGCGTCGCTCGTGCCGCGGCCGGTGCGATAGCCGTGCAGGCTCGTGCCGAAGGCCTGCCGGACGGCGCGGGCGGGCCCTTCGATCCCCAGATAGTGGGAGGTTCGGCCGGTGACGGTGAATCCGGACCCGCCCAGCCATGCCGTGAGAGTCCGGATCTGGCGGTCCGTCGGGCCGAAGTGCCGTTGGTATTCCGCCGGGGTGAGGTAGTGCCGGTAGTGCGGGCTGCGGGGGTCGCTG
This portion of the Streptomyces mirabilis genome encodes:
- a CDS encoding S53 family peptidase, whose protein sequence is MPLHAPIRPLRRLRGSVVAAACATLLGTVGSLPAAHAADRHPLVGSRPAYATRTADTGPVPAGSHVSARLYLNSRDPQGLAAFLRDVSDPRSPHYRHYLTPAEYQRHFGPTDRQIRTLTAWLGGSGFTVTGRTSHYLGIEGPARAVRQAFGTSLHGYRTGRGTSDAPAGDLSVPASLGATVLGVSGLSTPAAAHPLSTPAPALDVPADDAVCSGHFGEKPATGLPQAYGRTATYAPCPYTPAQLRHAYGTGAKGATGRGSTIAVVDAYGSPDMLTDADRYARATGDHAFRPGQYRRHVTPGDWHIDDACASPRTWAGEQALDIDLAHGLAPDANVLYVGANSCLDNDLMDAESYIIDGRRADVISNSWAEIIHSSPGHLTPTLIAAWNLLFEQAAAEGIGVYFAAGDCGDSSPEAAQTGVNCDPKTTRAQADFPSGSPWVTSVGGTTLALDRHGDYAWETSMGDGLSVLTDKGKAWGPVPGVFAFGGGGGASDFPQPWYQRGSVPGGTAHRTTPDVALEGDGALPVLVGLTDAGAYHLVGFGGTSAAAPAFAAVQADAQQASGHRLGFANPLLYALARSRAHVFHDVTDRPANAGAQPLTVVRDEGPAVDTSTGAQRYLLYTLGHDFGLQARRGYDDATGLGSPDTGYLRWFQHTKGTLK